A window of the Lactuca sativa cultivar Salinas chromosome 5, Lsat_Salinas_v11, whole genome shotgun sequence genome harbors these coding sequences:
- the LOC111890803 gene encoding wall-associated receptor kinase 2, translated as MLSVFLLLFLSCIPFSPAATTGNNITLPGCPSKCGNLTIPYPFGIASGCSVGPWFHITCNTSFNPPKPFLSAELFSYSGDSQFHRVEVVDISDEHVRVKNIVATKCYNETGSVIQDSASGLVVQNSYFTISELNKVIAVGCDDYSFVSPISGIEGKNFSSGCVSVCSNVQDVPVGSCSGMGCCSTSVPNGLTTYLANVFTLNAHTEIWSFNKCGYTFLGEESAFTFRGASDFVDPDFVSRTAETVPVVLNWVIGSRSCKDYKTTTDYYCQQNSVCVDFTSGKGGYRCSCESGYEGNPYLPPGCHDIDECADPNNNPCNGTCTNLPGSFNCSCPHGYEGDGTKDGSGCRATNSKSPVLKLSLGMGFGFLSILIGVGWLYFSHQRRKVIKLREKYFLKNGGMLLKQQIDTNEGGGVNQSTKIFTTEELEKATKNFSEDRILGRGGYGTVYKGILADGNIVAIKKSRVMDESQIEQFINEVVILTQINHRNVVKLLGCCLESEVPLLVYECVSNGTLFHHIHTNGGMAWLSWDNRLRIAIESAGALAYLHSAASKPIIHRDVKSANILLDDHLVTKISDFGASRLIPLDQTQVTTLVQGTLGYLDPEYFHTSQLTDKSDVYSFAIVLLELLTGKKPLSMERIQAERNLAAYFLVSMKTNSLFQILDPRVVREGSLEQLQAIASLVKRCLNMNGYDRPTMKEVAMQLEGLRKFTKQPWVNSQQGSEDGLSRMSEGEHSDLYDVSINPFMDSVEASSFYSSDQFRSLYPIDEPR; from the exons ATGCTTTCAGTCTTTCTACTCTTGTTTCTATCTTGTATCCCATTCTCGCCGGCGGCAACCACCGGTAACAACATCACCCTTCCCGGCTGCCCAAGTAAATGCGGCAACCTCACCATACCATACCCATTTGGCATCGCTTCCGGGTGCTCCGTTGGACCCTGGTTCCACATCACCTGCAACACATCCTTCAATCCCCCGAAACCCTTCTTGTCAGCCGAACTATTTTCTTACTCCGGTGATTCACAGTTCCACCGCGTAGAGGTGGTGGATATCTCCGATGAACACGTGAGAGTCAAAAACATCGTCGCTACCAAGTGCTACAATGAAACGGGTTCGGTGATTCAAGATAGCGCCAGTGGGCTTGTGGTGCAaaactcctacttcacgatatcGGAACTGAACAAAGTGATAGCCGTTGGGTGCGACGACTACTCCTTCGTATCTCCGATCTCAGGGATCGAAGGCAAGAACTTCAGCAGTGGATGCGTGTCTGTTTGCTCTAACGTTCAAGATGTTCCCGTTGGTTCATGTTCAG GCATGGGGTGTTGCTCAACGAGTGTGCCAAATGGTTTAACGACTTATCTCGCAAACGTATTCACACTGAATGCTCATACAGAAATCTGGTCTTTCAACAAATGCGGCTACACGTTTCTTGGAGAGGAAAGTGCATTTACGTTTCGGGGTGCCTCAGATTTTGTGGATCCTGATTTTGTCAGTAGGACGGCTGAAACTGTCCCGGTGGTGCTGAATTGGGTGATCGGAAGTAGGAGTTGTAAGGACTATAAAACAACAACCGATTATTATTGTCAACAGAATAGTGTTTGTGTGGATTTTACTAGTGGGAAAGGAGGGTATAGGTGCTCTTGTGAAAGTGGTTATGAAGGCAATCCTTATCTTCCTCCTGGTTGCCATG ATATTGACGAATGTGCGGATCCTAACAATAATCCGTGTAACGGGACTTGTACAAATCTTCCTGGAAGTTTCAATTGTTCGTGCCCTCATGGATACGAAGGAGATGGAACAAAGGATGGGAGTGGTTGCAGGGCCACAAATTCGAAATCCCCGGTCCTCAAATTGTCTCTTG GAATGGGGTTCGGATTCTTGTCTATATTGATTGGAGTGGGGTGGCTATATTTCAGCCATCAGAGACGCAAGGTTATCAAACTGAGGGAGAAATACTTCCTGAAAAATGGTGGTATGTTGTTGAAACAACAAATAGATACCAATGAAGGCGGTGGTGTGAATCAATCAACAAAGATTTTCACCACTGAAGAACTAGAAAAGGCGACAAAAAACTTTTCAGAAGATCGGATTCTTGGTCGTGGTGGCTATGGGACTGTATACAAAGGCATCTTAGCTGATGGAAATATTGTTGCAATAAAGAAGTCACGAGTTATGGATGAAAGCCAAATCGAGCAGTTTATCAATGAAGTTGTCATTCTTACTCAAATCAACCATAGGAACGTTGTGAAGCTCTTAGGTTGTTGCTTGGAGAGTGAAGTCCCATTGCTAGTCTACGAATGTGTTTCTAATGGCACTCTCTTCCATCATATCCACACTAATGGTGGAATGGCTTGGTTATCATGGGATAATCGTTTAAGAATAGCCATTGAATCTGCTGGAGCACTTGCGTACCTTCACTCAGCTGCTTCAAAGCCCATCATTCATCGAGATGTGAAATCTGCCAATATTTTATTAGACGACCACTTGGTCACCAAAATTTCAGACTTTGGTGCTTCAAGATTGATACCCTTGGATCAAACACAAGTGACGACATTAGTTCAAGGGACATTAGGGTATCTTGATCCTGAATACTTTCATACAAGTCAACTAACAGATAAGAGTGATGTTTATAGCTTTGCAATTGTGCTTCTAGAGCTTCTAACAGGTAAGAAGCCCCTTTCCATGGAGCGGATTCAAGCAGAAAGAAACTTAGCAGCTTATTTCCTCGTTTCTATGAAAACAAATAGCTTGTTTCAAATTCTTGACCCTCGAGTTGTTAGAGAGGGTTCACTTGAGCAACTCCAAGCAATTGCTTCACTTGTGAAGCGATGCCTCAATATGAACGGATATGATAGGCCAACGATGAAGGAAGTGGCTATGCAGTTAGAGGGTTTAAGGAAATTCACCAAGCAACCATGGGTTAATAGTCAACAAGGTAGTGAAGATGGTTTGAGCAGAATGAGTGAGGGGGAACACTCGGACCTTTATGATGTTTccataaatccatttatggactcGGTAGAGGCATCAAGTTTCTATAGCTCAGATCAATTTCGTTCGTTATACCCTATTGATGAACCTAGATGA
- the LOC111890787 gene encoding uncharacterized protein LOC111890787 — MAEAAATVKSIFLYPIKSCRGISVSEAPVSSTGFIWDRQWVVVNSKGRACTQRVDPKLCLVEVELPEGAVSVGWIPNKTSYLVIRAPGMDDLKVPLCRPPQSQTCDGVSVWEWSGSGLDEGDEASKWFTNYLGKPSRLVRFNQELETRVVDPDYAPGFRVMFSDGYPYLVVSQGSLDSLNDVLKEPVPINRFRPNILVDGCEPFSEDFWKEIKIKYLTFHGVKLCSRCKIPTINQENGVVGGEPTESLVKFRSGKVLCPDRKGQGKVYFGQNMVCANVHEEGNEKIIKVGDPVYIIKMLSSYDGTST; from the exons ATGGCGGAAGCAGCAGCTACAGTGAAATCGATCTTCCTATATCCAATCAAATCTTGCAGGGGTATCTCTGTTTCAGAAGCACCCGTTTCTTCCACCG GGTTTATTTGGGATAGACAGTGGGTTGTTGTGAACTCGAAAGGAAGAGCTTGTACACAAAGAGTGGATCCGAAGCTATGTCTGGTTGAAGTAGAGCTACCTGAGGGTGCAGTTTCAGTGGGTTGGATCCCAAACAAGACCTCCTACTTAG TGATAAGAGCTCCTGGGATGGATGATCTGAAGGTGCCATTGTGTAGACCTCCACAAAGTCAAACATGTGATGGTGTGTCAGTTTGGGAGTGGTCAGGATCTGGTTTGGATGAGGGAGATGAAGCATCCAAATGGTTCACCAATTATCTTGGCAAACCTAGTCGCCTTGTACGCTTTAATCAAG AATTGGAGACTAGAGTGGTGGACCCCGATTATGCACCTGGATTCAGAGTTATGTTTTCTGATGGATATCCGTACCTTGTAGTGTCCCAG gGATCCCTAGATTCATTGAATGATGTTCTCAAGGAACCTGTACCCATAAACCGTTTTAGACCAAA CATTCTGGTTGATGGTTGTGAACCGTTCTCTGAGGACTTTTGGAAAGAGATTAAGATAAAATATTTAACATTTCATGGTGTCAAACTTTGTTCCCGATGTAAG ATACCCACAATTAATCAGGAAAATGGAGTTGTGGGTGGTGAACCGACTGAATCTCTTGTAAAGTTTCGGTCTGGGAAAGTATTGTGTCCGGATCGAAAGGGGCAAGGGAAG GTGTACTTTGGACAAAATATGGTATGTGCCAATGTACATGAAGAGGGAAATGAAAAGATAATCAAAGTGGGAGATCCGGTGTATATCATCAAGATGTTATCATCGTATGATGGTACATCAACTTAA
- the LOC111890788 gene encoding uncharacterized protein LOC111890788 — protein MSLRSMLADAAIRGVNEARAKIFGHVLNTTGQRSAHKILRKKFIGEKVASWYPNDIQKEDPMVVARKEQERLSKLEMLKRRGKGPPKKGQGKRAAKRSK, from the exons ATGAGCTTAAGAAGCATGTTGGCTGACgcagccattagaggagtaaatGAAGCAAGGGCAAAGATATTTGGTCATGTACTTAACACAACTGGTCAAAGATCTGCTCATAAAATTTTAAGAAAGAAATTCATTGGTGAAAAAGTTGCTTCATGGTATCCAAACGACATCCAGAAAGAAGACCCCATGGTTGTCGCACGCAAAGAACAAGA GCGTTTATCAAAACTTGAAATGTTGAAGCGTCGAGGAAAGGGACCCCCAAAGAAGGGGCAAGGAAAGCGTGCTGCTAAACGTAGTAAAtag